The following proteins are co-located in the Spirosoma montaniterrae genome:
- a CDS encoding nuclear transport factor 2 family protein: MKTLIINLCIFIMGASSAFAQTKAEQEIIDLSKQKWQWMADKNVDKLAPLFHDEAKFVHMSGTWKKAEELDIIKTGRIWYRKADVHDVAVEIVDNTAIIWSRITLESTVRGSEAKVEFTVTEVYTKQAKDWKLLALTFSSVRDTHKIEH; this comes from the coding sequence ATGAAAACCCTGATTATCAACCTGTGTATTTTTATCATGGGCGCATCATCGGCCTTCGCGCAGACAAAGGCCGAACAGGAAATCATTGACCTCTCGAAGCAAAAATGGCAGTGGATGGCCGACAAGAACGTAGACAAGCTGGCTCCGCTCTTTCACGATGAGGCCAAGTTCGTTCACATGAGCGGCACCTGGAAAAAAGCCGAAGAACTCGACATCATCAAAACCGGGCGAATCTGGTACAGGAAAGCCGATGTACACGATGTGGCCGTAGAGATTGTGGACAACACCGCTATTATCTGGAGCCGGATTACGCTGGAATCCACAGTTCGGGGCAGTGAAGCAAAGGTTGAGTTTACCGTAACCGAAGTCTACACAAAACAGGCTAAGGATTGGAAACTCCTGGCCCTGACGTTTAGCAGTGTACGCGACACGCACAAAATTGAGCATTAA
- the egtB gene encoding ergothioneine biosynthesis protein EgtB, giving the protein MTNLLERYKQVRARTEAICQGLQAEDFVVQPVVDVSPPKWHLGHTTWFFETFILQPYAAEYAVFDAGYNFVFNSYYESVGVRVVRTDRGNLSRPTVADVLAYRAFVDQAMHRFLAEETRPDERLNAMLELGLNHEEQHQELLITDIKYILGHNPLLPAYPTCYDKPDVPHIGPEQWVSQSAGIYNIGANGDAFCFDNELNRHKVYLSAYQIRQQLVSNAEYLAFIEAGGYTDFRHWHAEGWEWVKANRIDAPLYWHRIDGVWHHYTPEGLMQLPLDEPVCHVSYYEAWAYAQWRGLRLPTEAEWETAQAQLQWGSRWEWTESAYLPYPGFTKAEGAIGEYNGKFMVSQMVLRGASEGTSPGHSRPTYRNFFHPPLRWQFTGIRLARFI; this is encoded by the coding sequence ATGACCAACCTGCTGGAACGCTATAAACAGGTAAGGGCGCGTACCGAAGCCATTTGTCAGGGGTTGCAGGCCGAAGATTTTGTGGTGCAGCCCGTTGTCGATGTCAGCCCGCCAAAATGGCATTTAGGCCATACAACCTGGTTTTTTGAAACCTTTATCCTGCAACCCTACGCGGCTGAGTACGCGGTTTTCGACGCGGGATACAATTTCGTCTTCAACAGCTATTACGAGTCGGTCGGAGTCAGGGTGGTACGTACCGACCGGGGAAATCTGAGCCGGCCAACCGTGGCCGACGTGCTGGCCTACCGGGCCTTTGTCGATCAGGCTATGCATCGCTTTCTGGCTGAGGAGACCCGGCCTGACGAACGTCTGAACGCCATGCTGGAATTGGGCCTTAACCACGAAGAGCAGCATCAGGAGTTGCTGATTACCGACATCAAATACATTCTGGGTCATAATCCGCTGCTGCCCGCCTACCCAACCTGCTACGACAAACCAGACGTGCCCCACATCGGCCCGGAGCAGTGGGTTAGCCAGTCGGCAGGCATCTACAACATTGGGGCCAACGGCGACGCGTTTTGTTTCGACAATGAACTGAACCGGCATAAGGTCTATTTGTCGGCTTATCAGATTCGTCAACAACTCGTTAGTAATGCTGAGTATCTGGCGTTTATCGAAGCTGGGGGCTACACCGACTTTCGGCACTGGCACGCCGAAGGGTGGGAGTGGGTGAAGGCAAATCGAATCGACGCCCCGCTCTACTGGCATCGGATAGATGGCGTATGGCATCATTACACGCCGGAAGGGTTGATGCAACTACCTCTCGATGAGCCGGTTTGCCACGTCAGTTATTACGAAGCCTGGGCCTACGCTCAATGGCGGGGGCTGCGCCTGCCTACGGAAGCCGAATGGGAAACCGCACAGGCTCAATTGCAGTGGGGCTCGCGCTGGGAATGGACCGAAAGTGCTTACCTGCCTTATCCCGGTTTTACAAAAGCCGAAGGAGCCATTGGGGAATACAACGGCAAATTCATGGTTAGTCAGATGGTGTTGCGGGGAGCGTCTGAAGGTACGTCGCCGGGGCATAGTCGCCCTACCTACCGCAATTTTTTTCACCCGCCGTTACGCTGGCAGTTTACGGGCATAAGGCTGGCAAGATTTATCTGA
- a CDS encoding helix-turn-helix domain-containing protein produces the protein MTLSVVQMNNQPDTQTAEANSLELKLKGFKVYEVDLPVSKIHPYTRRDFYKIVLSTGHLVIHYADRSIEMEGTSLFFANPHVPYSVERLTDVQKGISCVFSEEFLKPNDRSESLLQSPLFRIGGTPVFLLNDAQKETITPIFQKMLAEQDTDYAFKGELIRTYINLIIHETLKLQPSEGFVKPQNAASRIATLFLELLERQFPIESPNKPLTLRTAQDYALRLSVHVNHLNRAVKEVTGRPTTAHIAERVISEAKALLQHTDWSISEIAYGLGYDYPTYFNNFFKKMTGTSPKTFRV, from the coding sequence TTGACTTTATCAGTCGTGCAGATGAACAACCAACCCGATACGCAGACCGCCGAGGCCAATTCGCTGGAGCTAAAGCTTAAAGGCTTCAAGGTGTATGAAGTTGACCTGCCCGTTAGCAAAATCCACCCCTACACACGCCGGGATTTTTATAAAATTGTGCTGAGTACGGGGCATCTGGTTATTCATTATGCAGATCGGAGTATCGAAATGGAAGGAACTTCGCTGTTCTTCGCCAATCCGCACGTTCCCTATTCGGTCGAACGGCTCACCGACGTACAGAAGGGCATATCCTGTGTGTTTTCCGAGGAGTTTCTAAAACCCAACGACCGCTCCGAAAGTCTGTTGCAATCGCCCCTGTTCCGAATCGGCGGCACTCCGGTTTTCCTGCTCAACGATGCCCAGAAAGAGACCATCACGCCTATCTTTCAGAAGATGCTGGCCGAGCAGGATACAGATTATGCCTTTAAGGGAGAACTGATACGTACCTACATTAACCTGATTATTCACGAAACGCTGAAGCTGCAACCGTCCGAGGGTTTCGTAAAACCTCAGAATGCCGCGTCGCGGATTGCTACGTTGTTTCTGGAACTGCTGGAGCGGCAATTTCCCATCGAAAGCCCCAACAAACCCCTGACACTACGTACCGCGCAGGATTACGCCCTCCGGCTGTCGGTTCACGTCAATCACCTGAACCGGGCCGTGAAAGAGGTGACGGGCCGCCCTACTACGGCCCACATCGCCGAGCGGGTCATCAGCGAAGCCAAAGCGTTGCTGCAACACACCGACTGGAGTATTTCGGAAATCGCCTACGGCCTGGGCTACGACTACCCGACTTACTTCAATAACTTCTTCAAGAAAATGACCGGAACAAGCCCCAAAACGTTTCGGGTCTGA
- a CDS encoding Dabb family protein, with product MTTTLPTMPNPETAPPNVFVHHVLFYLKNPDSKADQAKLLEGLNKLAKCPTIRMVHIGTPAATNRAVIDRAYAYSWLCFFDSPADEESYQKHPIHDDFRNNYAHLWEKVVIYDAVGPKL from the coding sequence TTGACAACTACTCTGCCAACCATGCCCAACCCCGAAACTGCTCCCCCAAACGTGTTTGTACACCACGTACTCTTTTACCTGAAAAACCCCGATAGTAAAGCCGATCAGGCGAAACTGCTGGAAGGACTCAACAAATTAGCTAAATGCCCAACCATTCGTATGGTACACATCGGCACGCCTGCCGCTACCAACCGGGCCGTCATCGACCGGGCATATGCCTACTCGTGGCTGTGCTTTTTCGATAGCCCCGCCGACGAAGAAAGCTACCAAAAACACCCCATCCACGATGACTTTCGCAACAACTACGCGCATCTGTGGGAGAAAGTGGTGATTTACGACGCCGTCGGCCCGAAGCTCTGA
- a CDS encoding xanthine dehydrogenase family protein molybdopterin-binding subunit: MKTVKTIYNRRSFLKVSALSGGGMLLGISWLSESQASGVPTGAGVSAPANWTELNGFVQITPDNVIRIMSPNPEGGQGVKTSMPMIVAEELDVDWQTIVIEQAGLDTKHFTRQFIGGSQAIRIGWKPLRTAGAAARQMLRQAAANAWNVPLDEVTTKAGTLLHAKSGKSATYGAMASAAATLPVPKDVSLKSVKDFTLVGTSRKNVDGLKIVTGKPLYGIDVQRPGMLIAMIVHPPAFGLKIKAVNDAAARQLPGIRDVFTVKSMHDDYERQFFDTAQFPEVVAIVGNSTWEVMQAKKALKITWEPFAEYTEKKDMMGRKVTATIPAGLEDTAEHRAKIAEVSRRPATVRRRDGDPETAFKNAANVLERTYTGPHLAHNCMEPMNFFAHVTDERAELIGPLQKPEFTEKALSARLGMPLEKIDIQMTRLGGGFGRRSYAHWLLEAALISQRMKAPVKLVYSREDDMTSGIYRSSYSATYRAALDADNNLIAFHVRAGGVPEPPLFPDRFPAGAVDNYLAEDWSINTNITVGSFRAPRSNFMAAAEQSFLDELAEVAGKDPIAFRLELLKRAKEKPVGKNNDYDPDRYAGVLELVREKSDWERQKKTKHLGVAAYFNHDTYAAHVLELDIKDGQPIVQRVCAAVDCGIVINPIAAQNMIEGSVVDGVGTALFGKMTFTKGVPDAQNFDRYRMIRHNEAPKKIDVHFVQNEIAPTGMGEPAYPPVFAAVANALYKATGKRFYDQPFSEGLEKSS; the protein is encoded by the coding sequence ATGAAAACCGTCAAAACCATCTATAACCGGCGTTCGTTTCTGAAAGTCTCGGCCCTCTCCGGTGGCGGTATGCTGCTGGGTATTAGCTGGCTATCTGAATCCCAGGCGTCCGGCGTACCAACGGGGGCGGGTGTTTCTGCCCCCGCCAACTGGACAGAACTCAATGGATTTGTGCAGATCACGCCCGACAACGTTATCCGTATTATGTCGCCCAATCCCGAAGGCGGGCAGGGGGTCAAAACATCCATGCCGATGATTGTAGCCGAAGAGTTAGACGTGGACTGGCAGACGATTGTGATCGAGCAGGCGGGGTTGGATACCAAACATTTCACCCGGCAGTTTATTGGCGGCAGTCAGGCTATCCGCATAGGCTGGAAACCCCTACGTACTGCCGGTGCTGCGGCCCGGCAGATGCTCCGGCAGGCAGCCGCCAACGCCTGGAACGTGCCGCTCGATGAGGTCACTACCAAAGCCGGTACGTTGCTCCACGCCAAAAGCGGCAAGTCGGCCACGTATGGCGCAATGGCTTCAGCCGCTGCTACGCTCCCGGTTCCCAAAGATGTTTCCTTGAAATCGGTAAAAGATTTTACGCTGGTCGGCACGTCCCGCAAAAACGTGGATGGGTTGAAAATCGTGACGGGCAAACCCTTATACGGTATCGACGTGCAGCGGCCCGGCATGCTCATCGCCATGATTGTGCATCCGCCTGCTTTTGGACTGAAAATCAAAGCCGTAAACGATGCAGCCGCCCGTCAACTACCCGGCATTCGGGACGTGTTCACCGTCAAATCCATGCACGACGACTACGAGCGGCAGTTTTTCGATACTGCCCAATTTCCCGAAGTCGTCGCCATTGTGGGCAACTCGACCTGGGAGGTGATGCAGGCAAAAAAAGCCCTGAAAATTACCTGGGAGCCGTTTGCCGAATACACTGAGAAGAAGGATATGATGGGCCGGAAAGTGACCGCCACCATCCCGGCAGGACTCGAAGATACCGCCGAACACCGGGCCAAAATTGCGGAGGTCAGCCGCCGACCGGCCACCGTTCGGCGACGCGACGGCGACCCGGAAACAGCGTTCAAAAACGCGGCCAACGTACTCGAACGAACCTACACCGGCCCGCATCTGGCGCACAACTGCATGGAGCCGATGAACTTCTTCGCCCACGTAACCGACGAGCGGGCCGAACTCATCGGGCCGTTGCAAAAGCCGGAGTTTACGGAAAAGGCACTGTCGGCCCGGCTGGGGATGCCGTTAGAGAAAATCGACATTCAGATGACCCGGCTCGGCGGTGGGTTTGGGCGAAGGTCGTATGCCCATTGGTTGCTCGAAGCGGCCCTGATTTCGCAACGTATGAAGGCTCCCGTCAAATTAGTGTACAGCCGCGAAGACGACATGACATCCGGCATTTATCGGTCGTCGTACTCGGCTACGTACCGGGCCGCGCTCGATGCCGACAACAACCTGATTGCGTTTCACGTGCGGGCCGGGGGCGTTCCTGAGCCACCTCTTTTCCCTGACCGCTTCCCGGCAGGTGCGGTGGACAATTACCTCGCCGAAGACTGGAGCATCAACACCAACATCACGGTTGGCTCGTTCCGCGCCCCGCGCTCCAACTTCATGGCAGCCGCCGAACAGTCGTTCTTAGACGAACTGGCCGAAGTAGCCGGGAAAGACCCCATCGCGTTCCGGCTGGAACTGCTGAAACGGGCCAAAGAAAAACCCGTTGGTAAGAACAACGATTACGACCCTGACCGTTACGCCGGGGTGCTGGAACTGGTACGTGAGAAGTCGGATTGGGAGCGGCAAAAGAAAACCAAACACCTCGGTGTAGCGGCTTATTTCAACCACGACACCTACGCGGCACACGTGCTTGAGTTGGACATAAAAGACGGGCAGCCCATTGTGCAGCGGGTTTGCGCGGCAGTTGACTGTGGCATTGTGATCAACCCCATTGCCGCTCAAAACATGATCGAAGGGTCGGTGGTCGATGGCGTGGGTACGGCACTGTTCGGCAAGATGACCTTCACCAAGGGCGTACCCGATGCCCAGAACTTCGACCGCTACCGGATGATTCGCCATAACGAAGCCCCGAAGAAAATCGACGTGCATTTCGTACAAAACGAGATTGCTCCAACCGGCATGGGCGAGCCAGCTTATCCGCCCGTTTTTGCCGCCGTTGCCAACGCACTTTACAAAGCCACCGGCAAGCGGTTTTATGACCAGCCGTTTTCGGAAGGTTTAGAAAAATCGTCGTAG
- a CDS encoding zinc-binding alcohol dehydrogenase family protein, protein MKAAILYNPGAADQFRLEERPIPTPQDGQVLIRVKAFGLNRSELMTRKGLSPNVRFPRVLGIECVGEVAHDPTGEYAPGQQVAALMGGMGRDFDGSYAEYTVVPTSIIYPFRSTLSWAQLGAIPEMFQTVYGSLQLSLRIQPGETVLIRGGTSSVGMLATQLAKNEGLTVLTTTRNGDKKALLVANGADYVLIDDGNLRGQVRSIFPQGVDKVLELVGASTLQDSLQCVRPGGTACMTGMLSETWSIDNFAPMEFIPATVHLTIYDSGQIRSSPDVFQQFINDVETGRVKLTISQVFRLDEIAQAHRLMEQNQASGKIVVLT, encoded by the coding sequence ATGAAGGCGGCTATCTTATACAACCCTGGCGCGGCTGACCAGTTTCGGTTGGAAGAACGACCAATACCAACTCCTCAGGACGGACAGGTACTGATTCGGGTAAAAGCCTTTGGGCTGAATCGTTCGGAGTTGATGACGCGCAAGGGATTGTCGCCCAATGTCCGGTTTCCGCGTGTGCTGGGCATCGAATGTGTGGGCGAGGTAGCGCATGACCCAACGGGCGAATACGCACCCGGTCAGCAGGTTGCGGCTTTGATGGGCGGCATGGGCCGTGATTTCGATGGCAGTTATGCCGAATATACCGTTGTGCCTACATCCATTATTTATCCGTTTCGGAGTACGCTTTCCTGGGCGCAGTTGGGGGCCATCCCCGAAATGTTTCAGACGGTGTATGGCTCGTTGCAGTTGTCGCTTCGCATTCAGCCGGGCGAAACAGTATTGATTCGGGGTGGTACGTCGTCGGTGGGAATGCTTGCTACACAACTTGCCAAAAACGAAGGACTAACGGTGCTGACTACCACCCGAAACGGGGATAAGAAAGCACTGTTGGTAGCCAATGGAGCCGATTATGTGCTGATTGACGACGGCAATCTGCGCGGTCAGGTGAGGAGTATTTTTCCGCAAGGGGTCGATAAGGTGCTGGAACTGGTAGGGGCGAGCACGCTACAGGATTCGTTGCAGTGTGTGAGGCCCGGCGGAACGGCCTGTATGACGGGGATGCTGTCTGAAACCTGGTCTATCGACAACTTTGCCCCGATGGAATTTATCCCCGCAACCGTACATCTGACCATTTATGACAGCGGCCAAATCAGAAGCTCTCCGGATGTATTTCAGCAGTTTATCAACGACGTAGAAACGGGCCGGGTCAAGCTCACGATAAGTCAGGTATTCCGGCTCGATGAGATTGCTCAGGCGCACCGGCTGATGGAACAGAATCAGGCGAGTGGAAAGATTGTCGTGCTGACCTGA
- a CDS encoding flavodoxin encodes MHLLLALFLLISACSPAQQTDSRATVAATLAPDKVLIVYLSRTNNIKAIAEIIHKHVGGKLVALELVTPYPQDYRTTVEQVARENETGFLPALKTKIDSIQQYDVVFVGFPTWGMQLPPPVKSFLRQNDLSGKTVIPFNSNAGYGVGSSFQTVKELCPDSKILEGFTTKGGVERDGQYLVIKGQRADEVKREVKKWLQKLNVI; translated from the coding sequence ATGCACCTGCTACTGGCTCTTTTTCTGCTGATTTCAGCCTGTTCGCCCGCTCAACAGACGGACAGCAGGGCCACCGTAGCCGCTACATTGGCCCCCGACAAGGTGCTGATTGTGTATCTGTCGCGGACTAATAATATCAAAGCGATTGCCGAAATCATCCATAAGCACGTTGGCGGTAAATTAGTTGCGCTCGAACTGGTGACACCCTACCCGCAGGACTACCGCACCACCGTTGAGCAGGTAGCGCGGGAAAATGAAACGGGTTTCCTGCCCGCTCTGAAAACAAAAATTGATAGTATTCAACAATACGACGTTGTGTTTGTGGGTTTTCCGACCTGGGGTATGCAACTGCCCCCGCCCGTGAAAAGCTTTTTGCGACAAAATGATCTAAGTGGTAAAACCGTTATTCCGTTCAATTCCAATGCTGGCTATGGCGTGGGCAGCAGTTTTCAGACGGTGAAGGAATTGTGTCCTGACAGTAAAATCTTAGAAGGCTTTACAACAAAAGGTGGAGTAGAACGAGACGGCCAATACTTGGTTATCAAAGGCCAACGTGCTGACGAAGTAAAGCGGGAGGTGAAGAAATGGTTGCAGAAACTAAACGTTATTTAA
- a CDS encoding nuclear transport factor 2 family protein, with protein sequence MIKAIFGLFLCVASVQLSRAQASLPMSSTTSPATPTKAEQEVLQLSKDKWKWMSDKSVDKLDTLFAEKSVFVHMGGSWGKTQELNVIRMGGIWYKEAEVYGASVNMMGNTAILLNDIDLVAVVGGNEVVNPFMVTEVYVNQNGKWKMGSLTFSKLMRPVKLK encoded by the coding sequence ATGATAAAAGCAATTTTTGGTTTGTTCCTGTGCGTAGCCAGTGTACAGCTATCCCGTGCTCAGGCGAGCCTGCCAATGTCAAGCACAACCAGCCCGGCAACCCCGACAAAAGCGGAACAGGAAGTTCTCCAACTGTCGAAAGACAAATGGAAATGGATGTCCGACAAGAGTGTGGACAAGTTAGACACGCTGTTCGCTGAAAAATCGGTGTTCGTTCATATGGGCGGAAGCTGGGGCAAAACGCAGGAACTCAACGTTATCCGAATGGGCGGCATTTGGTACAAAGAAGCCGAAGTTTACGGAGCGTCCGTGAATATGATGGGCAACACGGCCATCCTGCTGAACGACATTGACTTAGTGGCGGTAGTGGGCGGCAATGAAGTCGTCAATCCGTTTATGGTGACGGAGGTGTATGTGAATCAAAACGGCAAGTGGAAAATGGGTTCGCTAACGTTCTCGAAGCTGATGCGGCCTGTTAAACTAAAATAG
- the egtD gene encoding L-histidine N(alpha)-methyltransferase yields MEVTLIDSLFRQDVIRGLSAPQKYLLPKYFYDATGDALFQQIMHCPEYYLTRAETEILQQKSGEILQACTATLPVFDIVELGAGDASKTIYLLQEALARRCSRQYIPIDISASMIAHLNRSLPAQLPGMRVSGLCGEYIPMLAHLQTSQPTPKLVLFLGATIGNLLPDEASAFFRSLHTFLNPGDYVLTGFDLKKNPQLILDAYNDKGGLTRAFNLNLLERINRELGGNFEADAFNHFPVYDPMSGACKSYLISTCQQRVTLDDGTHFDFDRNEPIYMEVSQKYSVAEIGQLGRKAGFTPVETYFDSERLFADVLFTVAYP; encoded by the coding sequence ATGGAAGTTACGCTGATCGACAGCCTGTTCCGGCAGGATGTTATCCGGGGGTTATCGGCCCCACAGAAGTATTTATTACCCAAGTATTTTTATGATGCTACCGGCGACGCGCTGTTTCAGCAGATTATGCACTGCCCGGAGTATTACCTGACCCGCGCCGAAACCGAAATTCTACAGCAAAAAAGTGGGGAAATCCTGCAAGCCTGCACCGCCACGCTACCCGTGTTCGACATTGTTGAACTGGGCGCGGGCGATGCTTCTAAAACAATCTATCTGTTGCAGGAAGCGTTGGCCCGCCGATGCAGCAGACAGTATATCCCGATTGATATTTCGGCCAGCATGATCGCGCACCTCAACCGGAGCTTACCGGCGCAGTTGCCGGGTATGCGCGTTAGTGGCCTCTGCGGAGAATACATCCCGATGCTGGCGCACTTGCAGACCAGCCAACCTACGCCAAAGTTGGTTTTGTTTCTGGGGGCAACCATCGGCAATTTGCTTCCCGACGAGGCTTCAGCGTTTTTTCGGTCGTTGCATACGTTCCTGAACCCCGGCGATTATGTACTGACCGGATTCGATTTGAAAAAAAATCCGCAACTGATCTTAGACGCTTACAACGATAAAGGCGGGCTTACGCGGGCTTTCAATCTCAACCTGCTGGAACGTATCAACCGGGAGTTGGGCGGCAATTTTGAGGCAGATGCGTTTAATCATTTCCCCGTCTATGACCCCATGAGCGGAGCCTGTAAAAGCTATCTTATCAGTACCTGTCAACAACGGGTAACATTAGACGACGGCACCCATTTCGACTTCGACCGCAACGAACCCATTTACATGGAAGTATCGCAAAAATACAGCGTTGCTGAAATAGGCCAACTGGGGCGAAAAGCCGGTTTTACACCCGTTGAAACGTATTTTGATAGTGAGCGGTTATTTGCCGATGTGCTTTTTACTGTAGCATACCCATGA